The nucleotide sequence CCCTGGGAATAATTTATTTGCTGGTATAGTAATGGTTCCTGGCCTGAGGGGATGGAGCCATTTCTTAAATTgtctttaaattgtatttatgccGCAAATTTTTAATAAGCGTGCACCAATAGAAATCCTGATATATCAATGGTTAAGGGATACTAATGTGTAATTTCAGCTCAGGAATTCAGCCTTTCTAAACAGACTGCTGATCCATTAAGAATCCACTGTGGTGCTCATTCAATGTGATGGTGATGGATTCCAGTGCAGGCCTAAATTACTATGGAATTCATGGAAAGTTGATGTATGCTAGTTTTCTGTAATGTTTGGTAAACAGTTTGTAATGCTTCATCATGCCACGGTTGTCATATGGTTATGATGACATAACATAGAAAACATATTTGGACCAATGaatgaatctttaaaaaaaataagaccaACTTTAGGTAGTGCATTGCACCAGAAATGGGCTGTTTGCATGCTTAATGTTTGTTTTCTGCACAGCTTTGTCATCAGTTTGACATGTGGCCACAGTGATGAGAAATACGATGAAGAGCTCAGTGATGTGGCCCTTAAACTCAGTGCACGATTCAACGAAAGACAGTTCCTGAGGAATGCACGGCTTTCTGGGAAGTGGAGTGAGGAAGAGGCACCCATAGCTTACTTCCCCTTCATCCCGGACCAGCCTTTTAGGGTAATGAGCTGAAACACTGACATCTACATGCTCTCTAATCTGAGATCTCTAATCTGCATGAAGCATGAGTCCAAGGTTGTGTGCAAAACCAGTGGCAGCTGCCTCATTGCTTAGTCAGTCAGACTTAACGGACACCACTGTTTTACGCAGGTATGTCTTCAGACAGAAGGAAGTACCGACATAATGTGAAGCCTAAAGCAGTGGTGTTTAGTGGAATTCTGTAACAGTGGCAAATCTCCTTATTTTTCCCCCTGTGTTTTAATGTTAAAGGCTTCTGAAACACCACTTATATTACACTATCAACCAAAACTATGAgatgtttttgtatgtttataattattatatactttaattaaaatcatcacaaaagttttaaaaaaataagcttttatgttttttttttttatatatattttttatttattaaagggggggtgaaatgctcattttcactcaatatcctgttaatcttgagtacctatagagtagtactgcatccttcatatctccaaaaagtctttagtgttgttatatttataagagaaaaatagtctgtgccgatttttttcggaaaaacatgagccactggaggcgtgacgtgtgagcggagctaaagaatcacgtgCGTCAATAGGCTTTttcgttgagagcatgtggaagctgtgacattaccgtgagggaaaaaaaacatcatgcaaaacaaaccatggctaacagtcagattcagccgtttatttatgatccagaatcaaatcccgaggctgaaactgaacgagagcagcagcagcaacgactcgctccaagcggggctcgaacccgggtctccagcatgggaggaggacgcactaacaaggaggcagagacattttaagcagttttactcaccgcctgcggttccaacacacgatcgtgaccctttttcgttgggattgcatcatccttaagaaataaacgatacgcaaatccgtcgtcaaactgggccttgtttgtagaacaagcatcttcgaaatgcagggaaggaaccaacacaaacacttgcacaactccgtcgatgccaattttagaaaaaaaagttaattagttGAAGGACCCCATTCATGATTGTAACTGAAGCCCATGATGTGCACATGGTGAATTTTTTTCCCTCAGAACtgttcaaatattacatttattaggaGCCACTACAAAATTGTCATTGACAGAAAATGTCCTCCGGTGTGAGGCCTGTACAGTTACACCATAGGACAAAGATGTCACACCACAAGACAAGGtctctttaaaaagtattttaaatgattaaagatttgttttactcctctttcttttttgatcatatttgatgttcttaaatgaaataattacattGATTAAAGTATTCTCTGATGTTTTTGCAGAAAACTTGTACTATTATAAAGTGTCATGAAAAGAAGTATAAAATttgatatttagttttttaaactgAAAGACTTAAAGGAGAGAAATTAGTGGAAGAGAGAGGACATGGAAATATTGATAGAAAATTAACAGATCCACCAGAAGGGAGGAGATCCCAAGAGAACGATACAGAAAGTAAATGGAATCAAAATGATAGCTTAAATAGAGTAGCCATATAGTTTTAAATTCATTCACATCTTAATGAATATAGTTTGAATATCAATCATGTTTAGCTGTGCCGCACATGCAGCGGTGGGCTTGAAGAGTTTCAGTAACATACTGATTGACTTTTATTgataaattagtttttgttttgtttaaaaaaacatgttgatgttatttgtatttaaattaaactttcttTTTCCTTTGACATGttcaaaattaaatagaaataatttcaTGACTACCATTTCTGTCCTTTAGTGTGATGTAATGTCCTATGGTGTGACGCATAAAAGATCACAGATTTGCTTTTCtcaaaatatctataaaaaaaaatattgctttatATAATGGGACACATTGTACCGTTGAAAAGTTTTTGATATTTGAGATATATACAatcatctattttattttattttttcagaaagtaTGACTGCTTTTGAATGTCAGTTTATTCCTTTATAATAGCCAATTACAGAATTATTCTGTATGGCAGAGAGTTGTATGATCAAAGTGGGTAAAGATGCTCCAAGATAATGAGTGCTTATTGTTTGTAATCTGGGCTGGTGAACCAAAAAATGGGTCACCGTTTCTAAATGCTGAGCTGAGATAAGCAGTCATACAAAAAAGACAAGCACTTCCTTTCAACACACTGTCCACAATGCAGCCCAGTGACTGACAAAGGATTCTTTTGATTTGATCTCAttttgctctttctctcctctccttTCCCCTTTTATACAGATTGAGATCCATTGTGAGCACCAGCGTTTTAGGATCTTTGTGGATGGACACCAGCTGTTTGACTTTTATCACAAAGTAAAGTCTTTATCTGCCATTAATATGATCTGGATAGTTGGGAGTCTTCATATCACCAAGCTGGGCTAACCAAGCACACCTGAGCACGCGCCAGAAAGGACTTCTCACAGGTGACCATCTGCACCTGTGCGCTTGCCACAGCTCTCACAAAGACATCAACAACATCTGCATTTTCACTTCTCTTTTGCCCTCTAACCTAACATCGTGATGATTTCTGAGTATTGTATCATAACCTGTTGGTGAATGGTTGCAATATCAGATGTGtgttttccagtatctttgctTCATACTGTAGCATATTTGTTCAGCTTCAAAAGAAATTCAGGGATTGCACACTTTGATATGCACTCTGTGGCAGTAACATACGCCTCTGGGGTTTAGCTGCTCGCCATAGACACTGCCAATGTACTTGTGCTTGTAGTCTAGCAGTGTAGTTTCAAAATGATCCAAAACTCAGGAAATCAGATAGATcagtaaattatatttcatttcattctgatgacaaatttactttaaattattataagaTACTCTAAAATGTGTTGGCTGCTAAAATATAGGAGCTCAGATTCAGCATTTGTCATTCCACGTTTGTTTGATTTGCATTATTTAatcttaataatttaaaatattttggaaggaagatgttattttaaaatggcatACCTTTCCTTTCCTGTGTCTGTTCATTGCAACTTCATTTTTGGGAGATAGATATGTTACACTGAAATATTAGAGAATGTAGGTTTGCCCCTTAATAGTCGACAAACTGTTAGTTGACAAGAAGAGGCGTGGTCGATCAAAAACGTattagtcacagaaaaaaaaaaaacaatccaaagGAAGTTGAAAAGTCACGTAGTCCGTGATGTACAGATTATTAACAGCTGGTCTTAGTGGTATTTGCGGTACATCAGTCAAGATATCCAAACCTTTTTTTGTTCATCAAATTCAAATGTGGCTTATCATCTGAAACATGTAAGGAGCAGCAACATGGCTGCTTTCTCTAACATTTACCTAGAAAAATGTATCCTATTCAAGTGTTTATGTGGAGTGTGGAAGCAGCATGCTCACTAGATGACCGTTAACTTGGAGGCACCCGTGTGATCATTTGCATTTAACTTAAAATACTATAATTTTCTAACGGAGTAATACATCtttttgtgtgcactcacaatgaCAAAGAcaattgtgcttttgtaaaataatgaaagcaaacattaCGTTTTCTGCTATCTAGGGCTCTGTGAACTTGAGGATGTCAAAAACAGTTAGCCAAAACTCCACAATATATCTAGTGAAATGTTAAATGGTCCAAATCAAATGGGAAACAAATAATTTCAGATTGTGGAATCACTGCAGCCGAAAatacagaaaacacttgtttatcaatgaattattataatgttaAGGCAATTGTCTGgggttttttttaatacaatttttctTGACGCATTCATAATTTTTCTGCCGGTGTCCTGTGGCaagttttatatgttttattttatacgcTTCAGTGCTAATAGTCTAtaggcaattaaaggctcatattaattatgaattatatggTTCTATTAAATAAACGTGCAGTTGATTAGTCGACTAATTGCTAAAAATTAATGACTGCTAGTCGACTAGAAAAATCTTTAGTCGAGGGCAGCCATAGTAGAATGTCACATGAGGATTATTTAATTCAAGGTAGAAGactttatttttagaaatttgaTCATCCAGTTATTCTCTTACACACCTGCACAATATTTAATTACAAGAGTATAATGTTAAATTCTTGGCAACTAAACCAACAAATTATTGCTTTTGGACACTTCCAGTGTTTTCTGTGAGGAATGACTTCAGTGATgcagttttgcaaaaaaataactcCGCTTATGTTTACGCTTTATTATAgacttcgtaaaaaaaaaaaaaaaaataaaaaaaaaattaaggagcAGATATAACAGGGCTGAATTTTTTCTTGAATGTGAGGTCATCCACTGATAGGCTTCGTAAAAGCTTAGCTGTGggtgtaaatgagtgtgtgtcttcagtcttaaaaaaaataaataaattattctctCCTTCTTCCTCGTACTTCTAATGTCACTCctctaaatatataaacataatatgaaTGGTCAGCGTATTTCCTGTATTCAGCAGTGCTTTTTGCTCTGAACCTTTGCCCTGTAAACCCAAAATGCTGTCCACTCGGTTGTTTTTCTGCTCAACTTCCACTTGTAGGATTGGATTAGTATGATAACAGTGATTATTATTGCTacttattatattacaatattcgaAAAACACCTCTTGATTTGCATTCATTTGCATgacatgtatattatattacatgtatattaccattcaaaagtttggggtctataagattttttagttttttttagtttttgaaaggagtctcttatgctcaaaagactgcatttatttcatgGTAACTGCAGTAAAAGCAATaatgttgtttgtgtgaaatattatttacatttaaatttactttgCATTTGCGAGCTGAATTTTCACTCTGgccttcagtgtcatgtgatccttcagaaatcattctggttTGCTGATTTGAtggctcaaggaacatttcttaccAATGCTGAGAACAtctgtgcttaatatttttgtggaaactgtgatattaattggtattaatttctttaaaaaaaaattactgacccaaaacttttgaacggtggTGAATGTAGTACTACGGTCACATAAATTCTCGTTGATGAATGTGCCATGTGTTTGTAGTGAAAGGGTCAGCCAATTTGCTTTCTCAGTAGTCAGTATTACTGTATATTCAGTATTATGGCAATTGGCTAAATATggctaatatttctaatattatacTTCGTCTGTGTCCTGGAACTCATGGAAATAGAGGCAGTGATGAATGAAATTGAAGGGCTGCTGTTTTTGTCTGCTTTACTGGGACGATCTACTTGACTGAATTCCATGTGATGGAATGATGCTATTATACACCAGAGTACTTAACACCAGCCAAAAACATTTGCCACATCAGCGTCTGGCCAACATTTGAAGTCAGAGGATTTACTGAGTTCAATAGAGAGCTTGTATTAAAGATCCTCACTCTGTTGAGAAGGTACTACTGATGGAAAACGTCCAGCTAAATAAagtattgtacatttaatttgaaataggtCATTTTAATGCTGATATTACCTCTGCATTTTTTTGTCTCTCAAACTCGTGCAGACATTGTTTAAATGATATTTGTATGGCAGCACAAGCAATATGGTCCCATCTGACATGTGGAAAAATGCACTTTGATATGACATACTTAGCAACTGAAACATGGTCATCTGGTCCAATGTGATACACTTAATAGTATTGCTATTTAACTGCTTAATTGGTGAGTTGTGAGCTTCATTCTGTCTGGTGtggttttaaagtttaaatgttgaCCATTTTGAACATCATTTAGTCTCTAAACATTTAGTGTGTGAATTTACACCTAgataactgaaactgaaaaatggGGAGGGAGaatctgtatttaataaaaataacatgtcaATAGTGTTGACTGTGCTTAAAGAAAACCTTAGTATAATAATAGATTTTGTTAAAGTATTTGACAGACGctgttatccaaagtgactttacAGTTTCGCTGAAATTTGGTTAAAACTCTTCTCCCTATGATCTTACTAAATATTTCCTGAGTACTGATACCAGTTCTGAATGCTTCCATCTTTATTCCTGTTTCTTGTCTTGTATCTCAAAATTACCAATCTTTCAAACTAGTTCACATTCATGAGGGCTGAAAATGAATGTCCTGGTTGTAAACTATTGTTATGAAGCCTTCAAACTTTGGATGTACATATACTAATAAGCCtctgtttgattgttttgattatCTGTttgataatttttatatatatatatatatatatatatatatatataatatatatatatatatatatattaatatatatatatatatatatatatgtatcctTTTGCTACTGCAATAATGTCTTAACACTAAAGAGAGTGTTAGTATGGTGTATGTGATATTTATTCTGAGTTTTACAATGGGTTAACAGTTCATCAACATTTTAGTTGATTTCTTTAGAATCTAGGTAGCATGGtacatgtttgttttttcctttttggaTGTTCAGAGCTTtgatttaagaaattaatatgtcAGTTCTTTTATATAAAGAAATCATTTTCAGACTTGTTTATGTATTTCTAAAGTGGCTGATTATTTAGAGGTAGTTTGTATTGTTGGATGTAGCTGCACAATCTTTTTCATGGATTAAAACCTGCagaggtatttatttattgtaacttGGTATTTATCAGAAATGTGCCTATTTAAATGTGGCGTTGGTGTTTGGGATCTAAAATGTTATTCTTACTAATAATTTATACAAACAGAGATACAAATTTGACTTGCCCTTTatagattgattgattttgtAATGCATACTTAATGTGTGGTTGAAGCAAGTGCTGCTATTGACtctaaatcaataaaaacaatttacTAAGGTATGAAAAGTTAGTCATCCAGAATCCCCTGTAAAATACTTCAGTATATATAGTACAACTAAAGAGTAGCATTTGGGTGAAAAAAGTGAATATGTGAATGAAAATGTGCATTACAAATATCTAAAAGTACACTTGTGGTAATTATGTTGTGACTTCTGTCAACAGGATAAACATAAGCTAATGTCAAcgcattgtgtttttttattttaaaggcaaGATTTGGTTATTTTGTGAATTCTGTAACCTCCATGAATATCGGTGCTTTTCTAATAGATTTGCAAACCAATAAATGAACAGACTTTGAAGTCATTTAATGTGTCCTGTGTAAGCACTTAACATAAACTATTCCAGAAAGCTGGATATCTGAAACAGCCCGGGTATATTTAAGGGGCAAGCAAGGGGATaatctcagtaaaaaaaaaaaaaaatctaagtcaaatattattctaatatgttattatttttattttattgtgatataatagttatttaatagttattttaaaactgcttgGCGATTTACCAAGTTCAAGCAAACGCGCAAGCGTAAACGTCAAACTCTGTTAATTGCAAGAATATAGTGCCCTCTAACTGGTTGGTTTCTTTTATTggagaaataaattatttcatttcataTCATTGTAATAATATACTTTTGAAATCATAACATAACTTTAACATCCGATTAGCCTTTTTGTATGATATACGTTTTCTACTgtgatacaaaaacaaaaaaggcagtACATTTGGCACAATGTACAAATTCTTTCACAAAAGTGAATCTAAAGAGGGAGCTATACGCCACCAAAAAACCAAAACGAATACCGTTGCTATTTCATTACTATGTAGCCTAAATACTTGTTGATAAAACGAGGTCTAATCAAAAGTATTAAAGGAAAGGCTAAATAAAGTTCATTTAACTCCTTTAAACAACCCTGAAAGAGGCTAATAGTGGAAAACTCTAACTggaagttttttttaagtattctgGCAATCTCGTCTACGTAGCCTTTTATACCATCAGCAGCAATAACAGGCTCCTGTACTGCACGTCTTAGGTGTCGCTCTTCATTTNNNNNNNNNNNNNNNNNNNNNNNNNNNNNNNNNNNNNNNNNNNNNNNNNNNNNNNNNNNNNNNNNNNNNNNNNNNNNNNNNNNNNNNNNNNNNNNNNNNNTAGTTAGAGCCTTCCGCTTCTTGAAATTGCTTTGCTAAGCTACCTAAAGGACACTGCAGCTGTTATCCTTATGACAACATGCAGAAACTTGACTGGGTATAGTGTACCATTCTTGTAATAGTGGTACTGcccattaacatttattttggtcGTGGCAAAGCGGGCTATATCAGGAATACTGTTTTTATCCGTAGCTGGACAGACATATCACCAAAGCATCAATCTTACAGTGAGAAATAGTGAATCCTTCCAACAGATTCTTCTGAAAACGTTTGCAGTACAATGACGATTAACAACAAGTCTGTTTGTGCCACAGATTAAACAGAGAAAGAGTAATGCCAAGAGATGTTTGTGTTAGGTCAAGAATGCACTCTGTAACGGTCTTCTTTGGTTCCCGGGGCTCTTCGACGTGTCTAGATTGTCGATATTATGTGCACTGTTTGTTGCCAAGCAACACTGAAAATCAAATGCCTTTCTTTTTCTTGCTGTCTTCTGTTTCTAGGCTGGAAATGATATGTCTGGGAGTGTGAAGGTTTTTAATACTGTAAACTCAGCATCAACTTCAGGAGACTGAAAGGTCAGTTAACTGGAATTACAGGTCACTAGGTAGCAAAACTGCAAcctaaatgtatttgaaatgttttattataactGAATTGATCTGTAGTAGACTTAATATGTTATTTAACAACATATTAAAACCATTCATGGAAAACTTGATCATTTAAGTGAAGATGagtacaaatataaaaagtaacaaagtaaaGTGCAATTTACACAAAAAGTGACCTTGCCAAAATGAAACGATTCTCTACTCTATATCTCTAATGATCTAAAAATCACATCAAACCACAAAAAAACATCCATTTGTTGAGGGCATTTTCATGTAGTGAAGCACAGACTTGCTGTACACACTCAGGCATTTTGTCATTGGGAAGTTAATAGGTCAGAGTCTATATATAGCATTTTTTATGATCTAGTGTCCAGCACTTTAGGACCAGGGAGCTGCTCTTGACAAGCTATTTTGGATttaatgtgtgtatattataCTGCATATTACAGTGATGGATTATTGATGTGGACACAAAATCAATTAGATGTGTCCATGTTGTTATAATCGTTTTGAAGTTTGAATAACTTTGATGGTGCAGGAGCAATAAATCTGCCATCACTACCTAGAATGAAAATGCCTTGCAGAACACATCGTAGTAGGAAAGCTAACAAAGTGCAGTCAGCTTTCACATGCCAATCTGACTGGGATTACAGCTCATATAATCTGTGATGTAACCCAATGAGTGGATGCTGCAGGACGTGTAGAAAGGCATGAGCACATGTCAGAGAAGCTTTCAATGTGTTGTGGTGTGGGCAAAATTGGTTCAGTATTGTGAGCATTCAGTAGATTCACCCCATTCTGTTCTTTGGtaaaatgtgcattgtaaatatatttggtgGCAGGTGAATGTTATCATTTCACAAGCCATTTAAAATAATCGAACCAGATGCCTTTAGGTTTCAGATGTAACCATTATTTAACCTTGATTCAAATTCTTGGGAAATGAATAAAACGTGCAGAActgaatatgcattttaaaaaatggattaaacaaacaaacagttaaaattaaaattcagatTGCCAGCAACTTTTTGTTATGGTAAATCTACACCTGAGGCAATACTGGTTAAACCAGTTTTCTTCTCAGTTTACAAACAGCCTTTAATAAACACCTTCTAAGGTTGTAACCTTATGAAATACAAAGGTATGTCCGAGGGCATTCATTTAagacatttaattcaaatttaagaAATCTCATTTTGATTCAGAAAACAGTTTAATTATTGTTCTTTCTTTTGTCAGACCATTTAAAAGAAGTACAATGAAGAAAGCTGATATTTCTTTTTGAAACTGATTTGCCCTGATGGACAAGAACTGCAGACTCATTTCTATACACAGGATATTCCTTTCTGGGATACTTCCAAAGCTAGCTCTTGTAATCATTTAAGGATTTTCATTTATACACGATTTGCAGGCCATAAAAATGATAAGCTCACCTGATCCATCAGGAATGGACCTTACAAAGGTGGGCAGCATCTTGATGGTAGCTGTCGGGTTAGTGTCTCGTCCCAGTCCATTCTCCATTTCCCTTTGAAGCGGCCATGATGTCGCGCAGAGTCTCGTCAGAGAACCGCATGGCGTACAAGTATTTGTCAATCTACACAAATTGACACACAATATCTACATTGTGCATTTGCCCCCATATTTCTAAAGCACACAAGTGTTTGTTAGTAATCAGTATTGATGAACATGATGAATGTGGTCAAGTCATTGCCTCAGTTGTTAGGTCAATGTGACCTTGAAATATATGGCCCACGGCCTAGACTATGCAGACATATGAGAAATCTATGGGCAAGACCgtttaaaacacaaattatattCATCTGGCAAATGGCTAGGGGAAGATGTTTCACTGAAGTCTAATGCAACAAAAGTGAATTAATACTGCAAACATAAGCACCTGCTTTTGGCATATGCCGACTCATGATTTAGTCTTTATTGAGAGATTTAGGCTGGAATCTGTGTCTGATGGTTTACTTTAGCATGCAAAGTGCTGTTCTTTACCTGCTGGTGTTGGTGATAAACTTGTTGTTTTTAAGTATGATGCAAATATGCAATATACAGATTAATAAAGATATATACTAGgatatctttatttattatgctacacaaatatatttacattatattattaattatatatttattatattcgtgaactttatttttagtcatttaaatgcaaattatttttcaatCCGATATAGTTCTGTACATAGAATAGTCTTCCAAACTGCaggcaaatgtatatttttttttttttacaaatgtcacACATGTAAAGGACAGTATATGCCAATGAATTCTCTATTTACTGTATGACCTTTCTGCATTAAGATTACTACAATATTTTTCAAGTTGCTTAATTTGGTTTGCTAAAAACACTAGGAGAGTGTGTAAAATGGGTAATTGTGTAACCAGCATGAGTAACATCCAACATCTTCATAATACATGAGAGCAGTTGTAAAACTGGCATAACTGTCTAAATGAGGGTCTGGAGAATGATGGCTTTATCTTTAAATATGCTAAGGGCACTGATATATTCTTCTGTCTGTGTGATTTGTTTGCAAAGGCTATGTCATACATGCTATGCTTCAGCACTATTTAAACGCTTATTCACAAACTTACTGTCACATTAGCAACGAATAACTTTTATAATCAAATTATATGTATGACATCTATGGGTCATAAAACTCTTATCAGAAATGATGCAGGTGCGCAACTGAATCACACAGGATTTAATTTGCCTTACATGTTGTTATAGTAACCATGTTACACAATACAACTACTGCTTTTTACTCTGAAGGGGAATTGGGCTTCTGCACAacagtattgttgttgttgttaactaaaactattaaaaattgtcaattgaaataaaactgaaaaacataaaatattagattaaaaaaaaactcattagaaatgttgctttggcaatgAACTGAAATAAGTCTAATTactacttaataaataaaaacaaattcaagttaaatgaaaatataaaaacaaactaataaaaagacTAAAACACATACAATTaccaaaactaaaattaaaatatacaaataaaagctcattaaaaatataattaagtactataatagtacattataataatactaaaataacattcatGTGGAAATTAATGAGACCTATAAAATGTCTGACTTGTATTCAAACCATGATGACTTCTTGATGCACATAGCCAGAGTAACTGGCACATatgcaaatttacatttaaaaaaaatctggttaATTAATTTTGTGCAAATGTTTTCAAATTAGTACAATATAATAATTGAGCGCAATATAAGGTAATACGGATTTTAGTTCATGTATTTACTTTATTACAGATTATTAAAAAAGGGATTTTCAGTGTTAATCAAATTtcctaaaatattacatttaaaccaTTTATGTATCAAAATCTTAATGTGTATCAAAATCTTAATGTGGGGTCttaaagtcgtggcctaatggttagagggttggactcccaatcgaagggttgtgagttctagtctcgggtgggggtagtgcatgaacagctctctctccaccttcgataccacgacttaggtgcccttgagcaaggcatctaaCCCCCAGCTgttccccgggtgccgcagcataaatggttgcccactgctccgggtgtgtgctcacagtgtgtgtgtgttcactgctctgtgtgtgtgcatatcggatgggttaaatgcagagcacaaattctgattatgtgtcaccatacttggctgaatgtcacttcacttcttcACTTCTTTTATATTAAGAgtatttatcaaatatttc is from Carassius auratus strain Wakin chromosome 13, ASM336829v1, whole genome shotgun sequence and encodes:
- the LOC113112725 gene encoding galectin-related protein B, with product MAVASMEKDAINTKDDLHLNNSFGDSGLISPDKEDISRILTVPFSGRIRGGMRPGKKIIIMGIIDPEPDSFVISLTCGHSDEKYDEELSDVALKLSARFNERQFLRNARLSGKWSEEEAPIAYFPFIPDQPFRIEIHCEHQRFRIFVDGHQLFDFYHKVKSLSAINMIWIVGSLHITKLG